In Rhizobium sp. ZPR4, a genomic segment contains:
- a CDS encoding TlpA disulfide reductase family protein — protein sequence MTAKKPFGLPSMKLVLLAAVAGVIAGAAAVYVKEAGYGNGIGETASADQCGAAKDRAAALRPFTKGQVAAMSVPPAPISLQGVSFKGGDGQPLSISSFAGKTVLLNVWATWCVPCREEMPALNALEKSVGSDKFEVVAVNIDTGDDEKTKAFRTEYAIDKLGYYRDNTMGVFNVLKKQGLAFGLPVTLLIDNKGCLLSAMNGPAVWDSEDAKNLVKAATAL from the coding sequence ATGACAGCAAAGAAGCCGTTCGGTCTGCCGTCCATGAAACTTGTTCTGCTTGCCGCCGTCGCTGGGGTTATTGCCGGCGCGGCAGCGGTATACGTGAAGGAGGCGGGGTATGGCAATGGCATTGGTGAAACCGCCTCTGCCGATCAATGCGGGGCGGCCAAGGATCGTGCAGCGGCCCTGAGGCCGTTCACCAAGGGCCAGGTCGCCGCCATGAGCGTGCCGCCGGCGCCGATCTCGCTTCAGGGTGTTTCCTTCAAGGGGGGCGACGGGCAGCCGTTGTCGATCAGCAGTTTTGCCGGCAAGACCGTGCTGCTGAACGTGTGGGCGACATGGTGCGTGCCGTGCCGTGAGGAAATGCCGGCATTGAACGCGCTTGAGAAGAGCGTCGGCAGCGACAAGTTCGAAGTGGTTGCCGTCAATATCGATACCGGCGACGATGAAAAGACGAAGGCCTTCCGCACGGAATATGCGATCGACAAGCTCGGCTACTATCGCGACAACACGATGGGCGTGTTCAATGTACTGAAGAAGCAGGGTCTGGCCTTCGGTCTGCCGGTGACGTTGCTCATCGACAACAAAGGCTGCCTGCTGTCGGCGATGAACGGGCCGGCGGTCTGGGACAGCGAGGATGCCAAGAACCTGGTGAAGGCCGCAACAGCGCTGTAA
- the argH gene encoding argininosuccinate lyase, with protein MTDGTDTKSSNQMWGGRFASGPAAIMEEINASIGFDKKLFAQDIRGSIAHASMLANQGIISTEDKDKIVHGLNTILSEIESGNFEFSRRLEDIHMNVEARLATLIGPAAGRLHTARSRNDQVALDFRLWVKEELQKCEQALTDLIAAFLDRAEEHAETVMPGFTHLQTAQPVTFGHHCMAYVEMFGRDRSRVRHAIEHMDESPIGAAALAGTGFPIDRHMTAKALGFREPTRNSIDTVSDRDFALEFLSIAAIAGMHLSRLAEEIVIWSTPQFGFVRLSDAFSTGSSIMPQKKNPDAAELVRAKTGRINGSLVALLTIMKGLPLAYSKDMQEDKEQVFDAAESLELAIAAMTGMMRDMTINTARMKAAAGSGYSTATDLADWLVREAGLPFRDAHHVTGRAVALAESKSCELAELSLADLQAIHPDITDKIFDVLTVEASVASRKSFGGTAPSEVRKQIAFWRARN; from the coding sequence ATGACTGACGGCACGGACACCAAATCCTCCAACCAGATGTGGGGCGGGCGTTTCGCTTCCGGCCCCGCGGCGATCATGGAGGAGATAAATGCCTCGATCGGTTTCGACAAGAAGCTGTTTGCACAGGATATCCGCGGCTCAATCGCGCATGCGAGCATGCTCGCCAATCAAGGCATCATTTCAACCGAGGATAAAGACAAGATCGTTCACGGGTTGAACACGATCCTGTCAGAGATCGAAAGCGGCAATTTCGAATTCTCCCGCCGCCTCGAAGACATCCACATGAACGTCGAGGCGCGGCTTGCGACCCTGATCGGGCCTGCTGCCGGCCGTCTGCATACCGCCCGCTCGCGCAACGACCAGGTGGCGCTCGATTTCCGCCTCTGGGTGAAGGAAGAGCTGCAGAAGTGCGAGCAGGCGCTGACCGATCTGATCGCGGCCTTCCTTGACCGCGCCGAGGAACATGCCGAAACCGTCATGCCTGGTTTCACTCATCTGCAGACGGCACAGCCCGTCACCTTCGGCCATCATTGCATGGCCTATGTCGAGATGTTCGGCCGCGACCGTTCGCGCGTACGTCACGCCATCGAGCATATGGATGAATCGCCAATCGGCGCCGCGGCCCTCGCCGGCACCGGCTTCCCGATCGATCGCCACATGACGGCCAAGGCGCTCGGCTTCCGCGAGCCCACCCGCAATTCGATCGATACCGTCTCCGACCGCGATTTCGCCCTCGAATTCCTGTCGATCGCCGCGATTGCCGGCATGCATCTGTCGCGGCTTGCCGAGGAGATCGTCATCTGGTCGACGCCGCAATTCGGTTTCGTGCGCCTGTCCGACGCCTTCTCCACCGGCTCCTCGATCATGCCGCAGAAGAAGAACCCGGATGCCGCCGAACTCGTGCGCGCCAAGACCGGCCGCATCAACGGTTCGCTGGTGGCGCTGCTCACCATCATGAAGGGCCTGCCGCTCGCCTATTCCAAGGACATGCAGGAAGACAAGGAACAGGTCTTCGACGCAGCCGAAAGCCTGGAACTCGCCATTGCCGCCATGACCGGCATGATGCGCGACATGACGATCAACACCGCCCGCATGAAGGCCGCCGCCGGCTCCGGCTATTCCACCGCGACCGACCTTGCCGATTGGCTGGTACGCGAAGCAGGCCTGCCTTTCCGCGACGCCCACCATGTGACGGGCCGCGCCGTGGCGCTTGCCGAAAGCAAGTCCTGCGAGCTGGCGGAACTGTCGCTCGCAGATCTGCAGGCGATCCACCCCGATATCACCGACAAGATCTTCGATGTCCTGACGGTCGAAGCCTCCGTTGCCAGCCGCAAGAGCTTCGGCGGCACGGCGCCCTCGGAAGTGCGCAAGCAGATCGCCTTCTGGCGCGCTCGCAACTGA
- a CDS encoding lipoprotein, producing the protein MQINMPHIIRLTVVLSVVGLAVVGCGRKGPLDPPSAHATKGGDVSKPTKEPGTEDKKFFLDPLL; encoded by the coding sequence ATGCAGATCAACATGCCGCACATCATCCGCCTGACCGTCGTGCTTTCGGTCGTCGGCCTTGCCGTCGTCGGATGTGGCCGCAAAGGCCCTCTCGATCCGCCGAGTGCTCATGCGACCAAAGGCGGTGACGTCTCCAAGCCGACGAAGGAGCCGGGTACGGAGGACAAGAAGTTCTTCCTCGACCCGCTTCTCTGA
- the lysA gene encoding diaminopimelate decarboxylase, producing the protein MNHFEYRDGILYAEDVPVPEIAKAVGTPFYVYSTATLERHYRVFAEAFGDVDAMVCYAMKANSNQAVLKTLGRLGAGVDVVSVGELRRALAAGIPANRIMFSGVGKTAQEMDVALEAGIYCFNVESEPELEVLNQRAVRAGKVAPVSFRINPDVDARTHAKISTGKKENKFGISWQRARAVYDRAASLPGINATGIDMHIGSQITELQPFDDAFRLLRDLVETLRGDGHDIHHVDIGGGLGIPYRDDNNPPPLPDAYAEIVKNQLRGLNCKIVTEPGRLIVGNAGILVTEVIYVKDGGDKSFVIVDGAMNDLIRPTLYEAYHEIRPVVTSAADASRIKADIVGPVCETGDYLALDREMALPKPGDLLAVGSAGAYGAVQAGTYNSRLLVPEVLVKGGEFHVIRPRGTYEELIGLDSIPAWLEG; encoded by the coding sequence GTGAACCATTTTGAGTATCGCGACGGCATCCTCTACGCCGAGGATGTACCGGTTCCCGAGATCGCCAAGGCGGTCGGTACCCCCTTCTACGTTTATTCGACGGCAACGCTGGAGCGCCACTATCGCGTCTTCGCGGAAGCCTTCGGTGATGTCGATGCCATGGTCTGCTATGCCATGAAGGCCAATTCCAACCAGGCGGTGCTGAAGACGCTTGGTCGCCTCGGTGCCGGTGTCGACGTCGTCTCCGTCGGTGAGTTGCGCCGCGCGCTGGCCGCTGGAATCCCGGCAAACCGCATCATGTTCTCCGGCGTCGGCAAGACCGCACAGGAAATGGACGTGGCTCTGGAAGCCGGCATCTATTGCTTCAACGTCGAATCCGAGCCCGAACTGGAAGTGCTGAACCAGCGTGCCGTTCGCGCCGGAAAGGTGGCGCCCGTCTCCTTCCGCATCAATCCGGATGTGGATGCCCGCACGCATGCGAAGATCTCGACCGGCAAGAAGGAAAACAAGTTCGGCATTTCCTGGCAGCGTGCCCGCGCCGTCTATGACCGTGCCGCCAGCCTGCCGGGCATCAATGCCACCGGCATCGACATGCATATCGGCAGCCAGATCACCGAACTACAGCCATTCGACGATGCCTTCAGGCTGCTGCGCGACCTCGTGGAAACGCTGCGCGGCGACGGCCACGACATCCATCACGTCGATATCGGCGGCGGTCTCGGCATCCCCTATCGCGACGACAACAATCCGCCGCCGTTGCCGGACGCATATGCCGAGATCGTCAAAAACCAGCTCCGTGGCCTCAATTGCAAGATCGTCACCGAGCCCGGCCGGCTGATCGTGGGCAATGCCGGCATTCTCGTCACCGAGGTCATCTATGTGAAGGATGGCGGCGACAAGAGCTTCGTCATCGTCGATGGCGCCATGAACGATCTCATCCGCCCGACACTTTACGAAGCCTATCACGAGATTCGCCCAGTCGTGACGAGTGCCGCCGATGCCTCGCGCATCAAGGCCGATATCGTCGGCCCGGTTTGCGAGACGGGCGATTATCTGGCGCTCGACCGGGAGATGGCGCTGCCGAAGCCCGGTGATCTCCTCGCCGTCGGCTCGGCCGGTGCCTATGGCGCCGTGCAGGCCGGCACTTACAACAGCCGGCTTCTGGTTCCGGAAGTGCTGGTCAAGGGCGGTGAATTCCACGTCATCCGCCCGCGTGGGACCTATGAAGAGCTGATCGGCCTGGATTCCATCCCGGCCTGGCTGGAGGGATAA
- a CDS encoding TIGR02302 family protein has product MTSPSHPKKGAFATRPALARMVAVKRLFARLVLVSEQLLPRLLLPASILAVFLSVAWFGIFRISPDILRFLLLAVFAVGFAISLYPLRRLRWPSVAEADRLLEERNGLAHQPVTVQEDEPALDTPFARALWREHQTRMAERIAALDAGLPRPDITRYDRFALRAVPALLLVTAFSFSMSNSGGSLSDAFTASTSTSSNPDVRVDAWVTPPYYTGEAPVYLTGNVDNAGNSLNVPQFSELTVRVSGAATDEKVLFQATGAEKGVEIPEQAADADKQGPAGAKPATPPAVPPAANGTGNIPAADGMVARTHVLKLEKGGELTVNGKSWSFNVVVDKPPEITFDGIPHATTSSALELGFKVKDDYGVEEAYAEIVPVESDPAAKPLYGLPEYKLELPRRDRRNGKGLATHDLTQDPLAGKRVRITLVAKDGAGQTGRSSPYEMVLPSRNFSQPLAAAVAEERQVFALDTRKMPEAIELNKSLTIRPEETIPDLGNYLAIKSALTRMKLASSEASLKDTADYLWQIALGMEDAQLTDAEKALRDAQQKLSDALQRNASDAEIKKLTDELRKAMDAYMKELAERMRNMPAQPNQRSANILRQQDLQRMMDQIENLARSGDRQAAQQMLSELQQLMNSLQAGKPQPGQQQNQANDKMREQMDKLGRIMRDQQKLMDQTFKLDQAMRDRMQRGDSNEDGDGMMDQPMPGLNDQMRPDMGQRNQDQQQGQNQQGQNQQGQKGKDPTDGMTADQLRDALKQLRQQQEDLGKQLGELQKDLGSLGMKPNQNYGKAQQEMKGASGQLSEGNGEGAVQGQGRALDALRKGTREMMNQLMAQMQQQGQGQGQGQMPGQMGQGGQNGRDPLGRLRDGPLDAPDRDMVPKIIDAQRAREILDAIRERLSNNPTLSEERRYLERLLNLGQ; this is encoded by the coding sequence ATGACCAGCCCCAGCCACCCCAAGAAGGGCGCTTTCGCCACCCGTCCGGCGCTGGCGCGCATGGTTGCGGTCAAGCGTCTCTTTGCCCGGCTGGTGCTCGTCAGCGAACAGCTGCTGCCGCGACTGCTGTTGCCGGCATCCATCCTGGCAGTTTTCCTGTCCGTTGCCTGGTTCGGCATTTTCCGCATTTCGCCGGATATTCTGCGCTTTCTGCTGCTTGCCGTCTTCGCGGTCGGCTTCGCCATCTCTCTCTATCCACTGCGCCGCCTGCGCTGGCCGAGTGTTGCGGAAGCTGATCGACTGCTCGAAGAGCGCAACGGTCTCGCTCACCAGCCTGTTACGGTGCAGGAAGACGAACCGGCGCTCGATACTCCCTTTGCGCGCGCCCTCTGGCGCGAGCACCAGACGCGCATGGCCGAGCGCATCGCCGCCCTGGATGCCGGCCTGCCGAGGCCGGACATCACGCGCTACGACCGCTTCGCATTGCGCGCCGTCCCGGCGTTGCTGCTGGTAACGGCCTTCAGCTTTTCCATGTCCAATAGCGGCGGCTCGCTGAGCGATGCCTTCACGGCATCAACCTCGACATCGAGCAACCCGGATGTCCGCGTCGATGCCTGGGTTACCCCGCCCTATTACACCGGCGAAGCGCCCGTCTATCTGACCGGCAATGTCGACAATGCCGGCAACAGCCTGAACGTACCTCAATTCTCCGAGCTCACCGTGCGTGTTTCGGGTGCTGCGACGGATGAGAAAGTGCTGTTCCAGGCGACTGGTGCGGAAAAAGGCGTCGAAATTCCCGAACAGGCCGCTGATGCCGACAAACAAGGCCCTGCTGGCGCAAAGCCTGCAACGCCTCCCGCGGTACCGCCCGCAGCAAACGGCACCGGCAATATCCCGGCCGCAGACGGAATGGTTGCCCGCACGCATGTTCTCAAGCTTGAGAAGGGCGGCGAACTGACCGTCAACGGCAAGTCCTGGTCCTTCAATGTGGTCGTCGACAAGCCGCCGGAGATCACCTTCGACGGCATTCCGCATGCGACGACCAGCAGCGCTCTGGAACTCGGCTTCAAGGTCAAGGATGACTACGGCGTCGAGGAAGCCTATGCGGAGATCGTGCCGGTGGAATCCGATCCGGCTGCCAAACCCCTATACGGCCTGCCTGAATACAAGCTGGAGCTTCCGCGTCGCGACCGCCGCAATGGCAAGGGTCTGGCAACCCACGATCTGACGCAGGATCCGCTCGCCGGCAAGCGCGTCCGCATCACCCTTGTCGCCAAGGACGGTGCCGGCCAGACGGGCCGCAGTTCACCCTACGAGATGGTATTGCCGTCCCGCAATTTCAGCCAGCCGCTCGCTGCCGCCGTGGCCGAAGAACGCCAGGTGTTTGCGCTCGACACGCGGAAGATGCCGGAAGCGATCGAGCTCAACAAATCGCTGACCATCCGCCCGGAAGAGACCATTCCCGATCTCGGCAATTATCTCGCAATCAAGTCGGCGCTGACGCGCATGAAGCTCGCAAGCAGCGAAGCCTCGCTGAAGGATACCGCCGATTATCTCTGGCAGATCGCGCTCGGCATGGAAGACGCCCAGCTGACCGATGCGGAAAAGGCTCTGCGCGACGCCCAGCAGAAGCTTTCCGACGCCCTGCAGCGCAATGCCTCCGATGCCGAGATCAAGAAGCTCACCGACGAGCTGCGCAAGGCGATGGACGCCTATATGAAGGAGCTGGCCGAGCGCATGCGCAACATGCCGGCCCAGCCGAACCAGCGTTCCGCCAATATCCTGCGCCAGCAGGACCTGCAGCGCATGATGGATCAGATCGAGAATCTCGCTCGCTCCGGCGACCGCCAGGCCGCGCAGCAGATGCTTTCCGAACTGCAGCAGCTGATGAACAGCCTCCAGGCCGGCAAGCCGCAGCCGGGGCAACAGCAGAACCAAGCCAATGACAAGATGCGCGAGCAGATGGATAAGCTCGGCCGCATCATGCGCGATCAGCAGAAGCTGATGGATCAGACTTTCAAGCTCGATCAGGCCATGCGCGACCGCATGCAGCGCGGCGATTCCAACGAGGACGGCGACGGCATGATGGATCAGCCCATGCCCGGCCTCAATGACCAGATGCGCCCTGATATGGGCCAGCGCAACCAGGATCAGCAGCAAGGCCAAAACCAGCAGGGCCAGAATCAGCAAGGTCAGAAGGGCAAGGACCCCACGGACGGCATGACGGCCGATCAGCTGCGCGACGCGCTGAAACAATTGCGCCAGCAGCAGGAGGATCTCGGCAAGCAGCTCGGCGAACTGCAGAAAGATCTCGGCTCGTTGGGCATGAAGCCGAACCAGAATTACGGCAAGGCACAGCAGGAGATGAAGGGCGCGTCAGGCCAGCTCTCTGAAGGTAATGGCGAAGGCGCCGTGCAGGGACAAGGACGCGCGCTGGACGCCCTGCGTAAGGGCACGCGCGAGATGATGAACCAGCTCATGGCCCAGATGCAGCAGCAGGGACAAGGCCAGGGGCAGGGGCAGATGCCGGGACAGATGGGCCAGGGCGGCCAAAACGGCCGCGATCCGCTCGGCCGGCTACGGGATGGTCCCTTGGATGCGCCCGATAGGGACATGGTGCCGAAGATCATCGACGCCCAGCGCGCACGCGAAATTCTCGATGCCATTCGCGAACGATTGAGCAACAATCCCACGCTGAGTGAAGAACGGCGCTATCTGGAGCGTTTGCTGAATCTCGGCCAGTAA
- a CDS encoding cupin domain-containing protein, whose amino-acid sequence METKLANISDLPVTTGLPGIADADARLSGKHEIRLAKAVGVTQFGVNLVTLDPGSMSSSRHWHMAEDEFLYILTGVPTLIDENGHHILGPGDVVGFPAGQPNAHHLLNHSTAAVTMIVVGSRRPGEETIHYPDDDFGPIRK is encoded by the coding sequence ATGGAGACCAAGCTTGCCAATATTTCGGATCTGCCTGTCACAACAGGCCTGCCCGGTATTGCCGACGCGGATGCAAGGCTCAGCGGCAAGCACGAGATTCGGCTGGCCAAGGCCGTGGGCGTTACGCAATTCGGCGTGAATCTCGTCACGCTCGATCCCGGAAGCATGTCATCATCACGTCACTGGCACATGGCGGAGGATGAGTTCCTTTATATTCTGACGGGCGTCCCGACGCTGATCGATGAAAACGGTCACCATATCCTCGGGCCTGGCGATGTTGTGGGATTTCCGGCGGGGCAACCGAATGCCCATCATTTGCTCAATCATTCCACCGCCGCGGTGACGATGATCGTCGTTGGCTCAAGAAGGCCGGGGGAGGAAACCATCCACTATCCGGATGACGATTTCGGACCTATCCGCAAATGA
- a CDS encoding response regulator — MAKILITEDEDSLRTFVARALRLDGHETEEAADGAEGLEKLKEGGYDLLLSDIRMPVMDGIELAHQAHSTCPGMKILLMTGYAEQRERADDLMEKIVDVVAKPFALPDIRKAVARALAA, encoded by the coding sequence ATGGCAAAAATTCTGATCACGGAAGACGAAGACTCGCTTCGTACCTTCGTCGCCCGCGCGCTGCGCTTGGACGGTCACGAGACCGAAGAGGCAGCTGACGGCGCGGAAGGTTTGGAAAAGCTGAAAGAGGGCGGCTACGACCTGCTTCTCTCGGATATCCGCATGCCTGTGATGGACGGCATCGAGCTTGCCCATCAGGCGCATTCGACGTGCCCGGGGATGAAGATCCTGCTGATGACGGGCTATGCGGAGCAGCGCGAGCGCGCCGACGACCTTATGGAAAAGATTGTCGACGTCGTCGCCAAGCCCTTCGCGCTGCCGGACATCCGCAAGGCTGTTGCGCGGGCCTTGGCTGCCTGA
- the hpt gene encoding hypoxanthine phosphoribosyltransferase — translation MPVVRGKNIEPLFTAEQIAERNHALAKEIAKGPTKDLLVIAILKGSFIFAADLLRALHETGLAPEVEFITLSSYGAGTTSQGVRIVKDIDSDVKDRDVLLIDDILESGRTLRFAKELLYERGARNVTLAVLLDKSVKRQEELEADYVGFECPDYFVVGYGMDVAYAFRELPFVGVVTGDAEA, via the coding sequence ATGCCTGTCGTACGCGGGAAGAATATCGAGCCGCTTTTCACTGCCGAGCAGATCGCCGAGCGCAATCATGCCTTGGCGAAGGAAATCGCCAAGGGGCCGACGAAGGACCTCCTCGTCATCGCCATCCTCAAGGGCTCGTTCATCTTCGCAGCCGATTTGTTGCGCGCCTTGCATGAGACCGGGCTTGCCCCGGAGGTCGAGTTCATCACGCTTTCGAGCTATGGCGCCGGCACGACGTCACAGGGTGTGCGCATCGTCAAGGATATCGATAGCGACGTTAAGGATCGTGATGTCCTGCTGATCGATGACATTCTCGAATCGGGCCGCACGCTGCGCTTTGCCAAAGAGCTGCTCTATGAGCGCGGCGCCCGCAACGTCACGCTGGCTGTCCTGCTCGACAAGAGCGTCAAGCGCCAGGAAGAGCTGGAGGCCGATTATGTCGGCTTCGAATGCCCCGATTATTTCGTGGTCGGCTACGGCATGGATGTCGCCTACGCCTTCCGCGAACTGCCCTTCGTCGGCGTCGTCACGGGCGACGCCGAAGCCTGA